One window of the Gemella haemolysans ATCC 10379 genome contains the following:
- a CDS encoding TetR/AcrR family transcriptional regulator codes for MTSVQDIIKKAKAPKGSVYYYFPKGKDEIYLEALDKINCNVKKEFKTISPKLGTLEEYLTTVFELFISKGKACKRSGFSLTLLAMETAELSPIIAEKCSDILENWRLLLADGLFDRNLPEDVCNPVSEWLFTSIQGALTANKIHKDEAFLYNIKSSIRFVSTASPETLREIFSRSDEDEVVA; via the coding sequence CTGACAAGTGTTCAGGATATCATAAAAAAAGCTAAAGCCCCTAAGGGAAGCGTATATTATTATTTTCCTAAAGGAAAGGATGAAATTTATCTAGAAGCACTAGATAAAATCAACTGTAATGTAAAAAAAGAATTTAAAACAATTTCTCCAAAATTAGGGACTTTAGAGGAGTACTTAACAACTGTTTTTGAGCTTTTTATATCAAAAGGTAAAGCATGTAAACGCAGTGGTTTCTCTCTAACATTGTTAGCGATGGAAACTGCAGAATTATCACCAATTATCGCTGAAAAATGTAGTGATATATTGGAAAATTGGCGCTTACTTCTTGCTGATGGATTATTCGATAGAAATCTACCAGAAGATGTTTGTAATCCTGTAAGTGAATGGTTGTTCACTAGCATCCAAGGAGCATTAACTGCAAACAAAATACACAAGGATGAAGCATTCCTTTACAATATAAAATCTTCAATTAGATTTGTTTCTACCGCTTCTCCTGAGACACTAAGAGAAATATTCTCTAGATCGGATGAAGACGAAGTTGTCGCATAA
- a CDS encoding truncated hemoglobin codes for MNLYEQIGEEKIDELVMHMYDDIIPNDDRINLLFNDGFDKIKIEQKRFFRLFLGQPGHSIFATPDLRKKHMKLPISIKEAKYWLEDFELALDRLDIDPAIKKFFSQKINSLTMQMINTI; via the coding sequence ATGAACCTGTATGAACAAATAGGAGAAGAAAAGATTGATGAACTAGTTATGCATATGTATGATGATATTATACCAAATGATGATAGAATTAATCTTTTATTTAATGATGGTTTTGATAAAATCAAAATAGAACAAAAACGATTTTTCAGATTATTCTTAGGACAGCCAGGTCATTCGATTTTTGCTACACCCGATTTGAGAAAAAAGCATATGAAACTGCCTATTTCTATAAAAGAAGCAAAATATTGGTTAGAAGATTTTGAGTTAGCATTAGATAGATTAGATATAGATCCTGCAATTAAAAAATTTTTTAGTCAAAAAATTAATTCTTTAACGATGCAAATGATAAATACAATTTAA